Proteins found in one Maridesulfovibrio sp. genomic segment:
- a CDS encoding type II secretion system F family protein, translated as MATFTYTALKDGEQISGDMESASASAVQRELSGQGIRVLRVELKDSGTGEERKASGKSQSVFGKRISYRQITSFTRQFATLLGSSLPLVRALSFLKDQNEGTLLGDVIGTVNSRVREGMPLSRALSEYPKYFDTLYVSLIAAGEAGGLLDQAMDRLAFMREAQEDLRSKISGAMIYPAIMFIAMVGAIITMMLLVVPRFAQMFSSMGQKLPVATRILIGISDTLQQTWWLFPLFLVIVIPAWKKIGSTPAGRISIDGAKIKLPAFGPIVIQVSMARWCRTLGTLLGSGVPLMSALESSAGVTGNVIVSKVIEKATSEVREGSKLATPLKESGIIPAYVTEMISMGEESGSLDTMLGKIAEHYEREVDQLVKNLTSLLEPVMILFMGAVVGFIVMAILLPVFQMQLMAG; from the coding sequence ATGGCAACGTTTACCTATACGGCACTTAAAGACGGCGAGCAGATTTCCGGCGATATGGAATCGGCATCAGCCTCTGCTGTGCAGCGGGAACTCTCCGGGCAGGGCATCAGGGTGCTGCGGGTGGAACTAAAGGATAGCGGCACCGGTGAAGAGCGGAAAGCAAGCGGGAAAAGTCAATCGGTTTTCGGTAAGCGTATCAGTTATAGGCAGATAACTTCTTTTACTCGGCAGTTTGCCACTTTGCTTGGCTCGAGTCTCCCGCTGGTCCGTGCGCTTTCGTTCCTGAAGGACCAGAATGAGGGGACTCTGCTGGGTGATGTAATCGGTACTGTAAATTCACGGGTGCGCGAGGGGATGCCATTGTCGCGGGCCTTGTCAGAATATCCCAAATATTTTGATACCCTTTATGTTTCCCTTATCGCGGCAGGGGAGGCTGGAGGTTTACTTGATCAGGCCATGGACCGGTTGGCCTTCATGCGTGAGGCGCAGGAGGACCTGCGTTCAAAAATTTCGGGGGCCATGATTTACCCGGCCATCATGTTCATCGCCATGGTGGGCGCGATTATAACCATGATGCTGCTTGTGGTGCCCAGATTCGCGCAGATGTTTTCCAGCATGGGCCAGAAGCTGCCCGTTGCCACCCGCATACTCATCGGAATTTCAGATACTTTGCAGCAGACGTGGTGGTTGTTCCCCTTATTTCTGGTCATCGTTATCCCGGCATGGAAGAAAATCGGATCCACACCTGCCGGGCGGATTAGTATAGACGGTGCGAAAATAAAACTCCCGGCTTTCGGTCCAATAGTCATACAGGTCAGCATGGCCCGTTGGTGCAGGACTCTGGGAACCCTGCTCGGGTCGGGAGTTCCGCTTATGTCCGCGCTGGAATCAAGTGCCGGTGTAACCGGGAACGTCATAGTATCAAAAGTGATTGAAAAGGCGACTTCCGAGGTCCGGGAGGGCAGTAAACTGGCGACTCCGCTTAAGGAGAGCGGGATTATTCCGGCGTATGTCACGGAAATGATTTCCATGGGTGAGGAATCCGGTTCGCTGGACACCATGCTCGGAAAAATTGCCGAACATTATGAGCGCGAAGTGGATCAGTTGGTCAAGAACCTTACCTCGCTTCTTGAACCGGTAATGATTCTGTTCATGGGCGCTGTGGTCGGCTTTATTGTTATGGCAATACTGCTGCCTGTTTTTCAGATGCAGCTTATGGCGGGGTAG
- a CDS encoding secretin N-terminal domain-containing protein — MREPMLRVGRCIRWFVVLVIICVFCSSLSGPPVGIANAASAGKNRIEINFRQTDIMAVLEFYSHLMGKTFIPNSQLKGAVTVISPKPVTRMEALRLLFSVLDMKGYTLVQQSGYYKVVSKSMAVHEGLNVDSITVGGDQMSTEIIMLKYLKAEDVIADFRQILSPEGSIFSGKSNNYIVFTDTAANVNKIKELISRIDKPGSLPSSKTYSLQYIEAKTVAPMLTKLYTEKADKANQRTIQILAMDETNSLIVLAPESVHADIAKLISKLDVRTMQVSIKAYLVEVTLTDETKLGFEWMFSANADGTDISGAMDFGNIFNPAGIANTAQEALKFSIVNSDNFKLMMNYFASDDSSRVVSAPHIVALDNQKATIAVGTEIPILKLTQTSMTSQQNVIKTYDHRKFGMQLDITPTIAENRDVTLKIDQTLSSLVTDETDPDKWQSTDRAASTTVLVKDAQTLVIGGLMTANSGLNKKGAPYLRDLPVLGPLFGTQDDKTTKSELLLFLTPYVIATPDEADEMSGLRKAQSPMAVDEFGLIFDL; from the coding sequence ATGAGAGAACCTATGCTAAGAGTCGGCCGCTGTATTCGATGGTTTGTCGTTTTGGTGATTATCTGTGTATTCTGCTCATCCCTGAGCGGTCCGCCAGTTGGTATCGCCAACGCCGCGTCTGCCGGGAAAAACAGGATTGAAATTAATTTCAGGCAGACGGATATCATGGCCGTGCTGGAATTTTATTCACATCTCATGGGCAAGACATTCATTCCTAATTCCCAGCTCAAGGGAGCGGTGACGGTTATCTCCCCCAAACCCGTGACCAGAATGGAAGCCCTGCGGCTGCTTTTTTCCGTGCTGGATATGAAAGGCTACACCCTTGTGCAGCAGAGCGGTTATTATAAGGTCGTCTCTAAAAGCATGGCTGTGCATGAAGGGCTGAACGTCGATTCCATAACAGTCGGCGGCGACCAGATGAGCACGGAAATCATCATGCTCAAGTACTTGAAGGCGGAAGATGTGATCGCTGATTTCCGGCAGATCCTGTCACCGGAAGGGTCTATCTTTTCCGGCAAGTCCAACAATTATATAGTTTTTACCGATACCGCGGCAAATGTGAACAAGATTAAGGAATTGATCAGTCGCATAGATAAGCCCGGTTCCCTGCCTTCATCCAAAACATATTCCCTGCAATATATTGAGGCCAAGACCGTGGCCCCTATGCTGACCAAGCTCTATACTGAGAAGGCGGACAAGGCCAACCAGAGAACCATCCAGATTCTAGCTATGGATGAGACTAATTCCCTGATAGTGCTGGCCCCGGAAAGTGTCCATGCGGATATTGCCAAGCTGATTTCCAAGCTTGATGTCCGCACCATGCAGGTTTCCATCAAGGCTTATCTAGTCGAGGTGACCCTGACAGATGAGACCAAGCTCGGCTTCGAATGGATGTTTTCAGCCAATGCTGACGGCACCGACATTTCCGGAGCGATGGATTTCGGCAATATTTTCAATCCCGCCGGAATAGCCAATACGGCGCAGGAAGCACTGAAGTTTTCCATCGTGAACTCGGATAATTTCAAGCTGATGATGAATTACTTTGCTTCGGATGACAGCTCCCGCGTGGTTTCCGCTCCTCATATTGTTGCTTTGGACAACCAGAAGGCGACCATCGCTGTGGGCACGGAAATACCGATCCTTAAGCTGACCCAGACGTCCATGACTTCCCAACAGAACGTGATCAAGACCTACGATCACCGTAAATTCGGTATGCAGCTGGATATTACACCGACTATTGCGGAAAATCGGGATGTAACCCTTAAGATAGATCAGACTTTGTCCAGTCTGGTTACCGACGAGACCGACCCGGATAAATGGCAGTCCACCGACCGCGCTGCATCCACAACTGTTTTGGTCAAGGATGCCCAGACCCTCGTAATCGGTGGATTGATGACCGCAAACAGCGGTCTGAATAAGAAGGGAGCTCCATATTTACGCGATTTGCCGGTACTGGGACCGTTATTCGGTACTCAGGACGATAAGACAACCAAGTCGGAACTTTTGCTGTTCCTGACTCCCTACGTGATCGCCACACCGGACGAGGCGGATGAAATGAGCGGGCTGCGTAAGGCACAGAGCCCGATGGCTGTGGATGAATTCGGCCTTATCTTCGATCTTTAG
- a CDS encoding PDZ domain-containing protein, which translates to MGMSKYLHKNAADAFFRIALIVAALTLVGAALILALPAPQPRAVNYVDATREHPPSNLLAYPHFSFFTIKRRHIFQYGQLHLVHRSYKRATPALPHGPDISGLSLVATMPGADKSYAIIRGINGGASSLVTLGQRVRESELVEIATNYVLLVRNDQKAKLSMNSAWDAQVENLMSESGLTEGKGSSFSMAVPADVPGKGSNVQIKGWGVYLIPLSAAERQDMGLRPGRGLKVTRVARKDTGLRQGDLLLSVSGRPVGSIPQVNEILKNKIGKDVFLTIIRKGTPMNVDIKIP; encoded by the coding sequence ATGGGTATGAGCAAATATCTGCATAAAAATGCGGCGGACGCATTTTTCAGGATAGCACTCATTGTCGCGGCCCTGACGCTGGTCGGCGCGGCGCTCATTCTTGCTCTGCCCGCGCCGCAGCCCCGGGCTGTGAATTATGTGGATGCCACGAGGGAACACCCACCGTCCAACCTGCTGGCTTATCCCCACTTTTCATTTTTCACCATCAAGCGCCGTCACATATTCCAGTACGGTCAGTTGCATCTGGTGCACCGATCCTACAAACGCGCTACTCCGGCCCTGCCGCATGGGCCGGATATATCCGGTCTGTCACTTGTGGCAACCATGCCGGGAGCTGATAAATCCTACGCGATCATCCGTGGGATAAATGGTGGGGCAAGTTCTCTGGTCACTCTGGGACAGCGGGTCCGGGAAAGCGAGCTTGTGGAAATCGCCACCAATTATGTATTGCTGGTCCGAAACGATCAGAAGGCCAAATTATCCATGAACAGCGCCTGGGATGCGCAGGTCGAAAACCTTATGAGCGAATCCGGCCTTACTGAAGGCAAGGGAAGTTCATTTTCCATGGCTGTGCCTGCCGACGTTCCGGGCAAGGGCAGCAATGTTCAGATCAAGGGCTGGGGAGTGTATCTCATTCCGCTGAGCGCCGCAGAACGGCAGGATATGGGGTTGCGCCCCGGACGCGGCCTGAAAGTGACCCGTGTTGCGCGGAAGGATACCGGTTTGCGGCAGGGCGACCTGTTGTTGTCCGTGTCCGGCAGGCCCGTAGGTTCAATCCCGCAGGTTAATGAGATATTGAAGAATAAAATAGGTAAGGACGTGTTTCTGACAATCATTCGTAAAGGAACCCCAATGAATGTGGATATTAAAATTCCCTGA
- a CDS encoding GspE/PulE family protein — MQEKELELLPATPHDLSSPDRARAWWQRIRQAGESEQEALKRTAELLGLEWMELDKTYLAEPGLVQLVPESFAKSHLLLPLAKDENGVVRVAVATPFMGTALPEMEQALDMAVAMVLAPADNLVDALERAYSGEGMEGVFTSLDDDLESMDDVEDLRDMAQAAPVIRLVNNTFRDAISQGASDIHISPYEDGLEIRFRIDGILHVVNTVPRKFQAAIISRIKIMSNLDIAERRIPQDGRIRLKMEQSDYDIRVASTPTVFGEGVVMRILDKSSIKVDIADVGFEPEMLETWKSLVHRPHGAILVTGPTGSGKTTTLYASLNYIKSPELKIITTEDPVEYQLRGIDQIQVNPKVGLTFAAALRSILRQDPDIIMVGEIRDLETAEIAIQSSLTGHLVLSTLHTNDAPTAITRLVEMGIAPYLAAPTLAGAMAQRLLRRLCNNCKKQRKDGKWQAVGCDLCDGSGYKGRLGIFELLINTPTIQTLIQQGASAADIGAQAQKEGMRTLLQDGLAKAAKGLTTEEEVYRLAQDN, encoded by the coding sequence ATGCAGGAAAAAGAACTAGAGCTCCTTCCGGCTACGCCGCACGACCTTTCCTCTCCCGACAGGGCCAGAGCATGGTGGCAGCGGATCAGGCAGGCCGGTGAATCCGAACAGGAAGCATTAAAGCGGACGGCGGAGCTTCTCGGTCTGGAGTGGATGGAGCTGGATAAAACTTATCTCGCCGAGCCGGGGTTGGTGCAGCTTGTGCCCGAGAGTTTTGCGAAAAGTCATCTGCTGCTGCCTTTGGCAAAAGACGAGAACGGAGTGGTCCGTGTGGCCGTGGCAACTCCGTTTATGGGTACGGCGTTGCCTGAGATGGAACAGGCTCTTGATATGGCTGTGGCCATGGTGCTTGCTCCTGCGGATAATCTTGTGGACGCGCTGGAACGGGCCTACTCCGGGGAAGGGATGGAAGGAGTTTTCACCAGTCTGGATGATGACCTCGAGTCCATGGATGATGTCGAGGATCTGCGGGATATGGCTCAGGCCGCGCCGGTGATCCGGCTGGTGAACAATACTTTTCGTGATGCCATCTCGCAAGGCGCTTCGGATATACACATCTCTCCCTATGAAGATGGTCTGGAAATCCGTTTTCGGATCGATGGGATTCTGCATGTGGTCAATACCGTGCCCAGAAAATTTCAGGCGGCCATTATTTCCCGGATCAAAATCATGTCCAATCTAGATATAGCCGAGCGGAGGATTCCTCAGGATGGGCGTATCCGGCTAAAGATGGAGCAGTCTGATTACGATATCCGTGTGGCTTCCACACCGACCGTTTTCGGTGAAGGGGTGGTCATGCGTATTCTGGATAAATCCTCCATCAAAGTGGACATAGCGGATGTAGGCTTCGAGCCTGAAATGCTTGAGACCTGGAAATCATTGGTCCACAGACCGCACGGCGCGATACTCGTGACCGGGCCTACAGGGTCCGGTAAAACCACGACCCTCTATGCTTCGCTTAATTATATCAAGTCTCCGGAATTAAAGATTATTACTACGGAAGATCCTGTTGAATACCAATTGCGCGGCATCGATCAGATTCAGGTCAACCCGAAAGTCGGGCTTACTTTTGCCGCAGCGCTTAGGAGCATTCTACGGCAGGACCCGGATATTATTATGGTCGGGGAAATCCGCGATCTGGAAACTGCTGAGATAGCGATCCAGTCTTCCCTGACCGGGCATCTTGTGCTTTCCACCCTGCATACCAACGACGCACCAACAGCAATCACCCGTCTTGTAGAGATGGGAATTGCTCCCTATCTAGCCGCGCCGACTCTGGCCGGAGCTATGGCTCAGCGGCTTTTGCGCAGACTATGTAACAATTGCAAAAAACAGAGGAAAGACGGCAAGTGGCAGGCGGTGGGCTGTGATCTCTGTGACGGCTCAGGCTATAAGGGCCGGCTCGGAATATTTGAACTGCTGATCAATACACCGACCATTCAGACGCTGATTCAGCAGGGGGCAAGCGCCGCTGACATAGGGGCTCAGGCCCAGAAGGAGGGCATGCGTACCCTGCTTCAGGATGGTCTTGCCAAGGCGGCCAAGGGATTAACCACAGAAGAGGAAGTTTATCGTCTGGCACAGGATAACTAA
- a CDS encoding thioredoxin domain-containing protein has product MLMRILLILSIAVMFSGCVNKQMLKEQVAEAIRANPQLVLDAMRERKMDMLVILEQGISEREKIKREAKLEAELENAFKPRIQAERVMLGNPDAPVTIVEYSDFLCPYCSKGASVVSELATKQPDKYRVVFKHLPMHKKSRELALIFEALAMFDKGKSHKFHDLVFSRQRALYEDKSGAVLDRIIKETGVGNEQLQKYLGSGQVQQYLQDDAKEAAEFMINGTPTFLINGVAVRGFLPKERFEAKVDLILEKSAGNAVTQAQEGEICEDCLNRI; this is encoded by the coding sequence ATGTTGATGCGAATTCTGTTGATCTTGTCTATTGCGGTCATGTTTTCAGGCTGTGTTAACAAGCAGATGCTAAAAGAGCAGGTTGCCGAGGCCATACGCGCAAATCCGCAGCTAGTTCTCGATGCCATGCGTGAAAGAAAAATGGATATGCTGGTAATTCTCGAACAGGGCATAAGTGAGCGTGAGAAAATTAAGCGTGAAGCAAAGCTTGAGGCTGAATTAGAAAACGCTTTCAAGCCTCGTATACAGGCCGAGAGGGTTATGCTCGGCAATCCTGACGCGCCGGTGACCATAGTGGAATATTCAGATTTTCTTTGTCCGTATTGCAGTAAGGGCGCAAGCGTGGTCAGCGAGCTGGCGACGAAACAGCCTGATAAATACAGGGTTGTTTTCAAACATCTGCCCATGCATAAGAAATCCCGAGAATTGGCTTTAATATTTGAAGCATTAGCTATGTTTGATAAGGGAAAATCCCATAAATTTCATGATCTGGTTTTTTCACGCCAAAGAGCTCTTTACGAAGATAAATCCGGTGCTGTGCTGGATAGGATTATTAAAGAGACCGGTGTAGGTAATGAGCAACTGCAAAAATATCTTGGTTCCGGTCAAGTACAGCAATACCTGCAGGATGATGCAAAAGAAGCAGCAGAATTCATGATTAACGGAACCCCGACCTTTCTGATTAACGGTGTTGCTGTTCGGGGCTTTCTTCCTAAAGAAAGGTTTGAAGCGAAGGTCGACCTGATTCTGGAAAAATCGGCAGGCAACGCAGTTACTCAGGCTCAGGAGGGTGAAATCTGCGAAGATTGCCTTAACCGGATTTAA
- the gspM gene encoding type II secretion system protein GspM gives MNTLLAFWNKLDPRDRRALGICVIFLLSVLLYMGVLAPLGDMYETTVKEQTDLKREIQFNMPKAMVLPDREAKLRQVKDEYESLKRHLDLVDRRDWGPSDIYNEIRDYASITGITIKEIRPLSQIKDGFLSSQPMNVTFSGSFTAIEKFIYYLETSPQVFVVSEISLTGKGGSMQGGFVVSKYSIPARVDSKMPEHAVKLVLSLPPLIGFAPFEIARHNGWLQSNGTRIECYFSEHEKTNFEKLYAGEIDGTATHALDLVQLLTKGVDLRIVAPLAKFKAGDALMVAGSSPVKSVKDLRGKTIFVETGGSAHYFLYEVLKKNGMSLSDVTVSDMEREIVAQSLEAGLIDAGVTFEPYVGRLQKMRIARVVAGPGDVDNWTLQFLVLRKDALPGNEKAIDALIGGFARAVDWWREHPEEAVQFLSGSNPQGASQKTIKEVMKSVQLLSPAQVRSYSCVEPDKTNPLDDYFKKYETFFKQELGYEVVIPKDEIIDWRYVRRVYNCTAHVNGTHGAGG, from the coding sequence ATGAATACTCTCCTTGCTTTCTGGAACAAGCTTGATCCCCGCGATCGCCGTGCTTTGGGCATATGCGTTATATTTCTGCTTTCCGTGCTTCTGTATATGGGGGTGCTGGCTCCCCTCGGAGATATGTACGAAACCACTGTTAAGGAGCAGACCGACCTGAAAAGGGAAATTCAATTCAATATGCCCAAGGCCATGGTCCTGCCTGACCGGGAGGCAAAGCTTCGTCAGGTCAAGGATGAATATGAATCCCTGAAGCGTCATCTTGATCTCGTTGATCGCAGGGACTGGGGGCCTTCGGATATTTACAATGAAATCAGGGATTATGCGTCCATCACAGGGATAACAATTAAAGAAATCCGGCCTCTGTCCCAGATAAAGGACGGTTTTCTGAGCAGTCAGCCCATGAATGTGACGTTCAGCGGTTCTTTCACCGCCATTGAGAAATTTATTTATTATCTGGAAACATCGCCGCAGGTTTTCGTTGTTTCGGAAATATCGCTGACGGGTAAAGGCGGAAGCATGCAGGGCGGTTTTGTGGTCAGCAAGTATTCCATCCCTGCCAGAGTCGATTCCAAGATGCCGGAACACGCGGTAAAACTGGTGCTTTCCCTGCCTCCCCTGATCGGTTTCGCCCCTTTTGAAATAGCCCGCCATAACGGCTGGCTCCAGTCAAACGGCACACGCATTGAGTGTTATTTCTCAGAACATGAAAAAACCAATTTTGAAAAATTATATGCCGGTGAAATAGACGGAACCGCTACCCATGCTCTTGATCTGGTACAGCTCCTGACCAAAGGGGTGGACCTGCGCATCGTGGCGCCACTCGCTAAATTTAAAGCCGGAGACGCATTGATGGTTGCGGGCAGTTCCCCTGTAAAATCAGTTAAGGATCTTCGCGGGAAGACTATTTTTGTGGAGACAGGCGGATCTGCCCACTATTTTCTTTATGAGGTTCTCAAAAAAAACGGCATGTCGCTTTCAGACGTTACCGTCAGCGATATGGAACGTGAGATCGTGGCCCAAAGTCTGGAAGCCGGACTCATTGATGCCGGGGTTACCTTTGAGCCTTATGTCGGCAGGTTGCAGAAGATGCGTATCGCCAGAGTCGTGGCCGGACCGGGAGATGTGGATAACTGGACTTTGCAGTTTCTGGTTCTGCGAAAGGATGCCCTGCCCGGAAACGAGAAAGCGATAGATGCCCTCATCGGCGGTTTTGCACGGGCGGTTGACTGGTGGCGCGAGCACCCCGAAGAAGCGGTGCAATTCCTGAGCGGCAGCAACCCGCAGGGGGCTTCACAAAAAACCATTAAAGAAGTGATGAAAAGTGTCCAGCTGCTTAGTCCCGCTCAGGTGCGGTCCTATTCCTGTGTAGAGCCGGATAAGACGAATCCTCTGGATGATTATTTCAAGAAATATGAGACATTTTTTAAGCAGGAGCTGGGCTATGAGGTGGTTATCCCCAAGGATGAGATAATCGACTGGCGTTATGTTCGCAGGGTCTACAATTGCACAGCGCATGTAAATGGAACGCATGGGGCAGGGGGCTGA
- a CDS encoding EAL domain-containing protein, which translates to MADSSTTTSTVLFVDDEKRVLTTLKRLLLGEPFKVLLATSAAEALNILEKTPVDIIVSDEKMPAMRGSDLLTEVKRLYPDVCRIMLTGHASLDASITAINSGRIFRFLLKPVTKEDLLEALRQGLDERFQYNRLLSLSQQAGSVCSFEIRIDSKGRQRYTRWSDNVRAMLDLAPEQPLDNLDILFEKVHPDDVATARRGCFFCMDHSQCPSSEYRIILADGQYRWIMQTSDVVLDTEDGTLRLLSVLSDITERKRQHEQLEYQAYHDELTNLGNRAHLLKLLPEMLDNAGPAKQKVALLFIDIDNFKLINDSLGHSFGDLLLQNYARRLTSLMPVKTEPIRLGGDEFAIVLHESSGDALTLANKIQQAMEQPFKIGEVEIFVSNSIGITFNYKHSDSTLKMLRDADTAMYAAKSHGKNSIRIFDEKMHDKAAHYFKMTGDMRKGLSNDEFYLLFQPIVNIHSLCVEGFEALVRWQHPEDGLIMPEKFIPVAEESGLILPLGEKVMQMACAQAKEWALSKGANAPFVSFNVSVHQLHQVDFARNVTDTIKSFDLDPFLLKVEITESGVMEDTESSLRLLHTLKEEKLRLQIDDFGTGYSSLSYLRKIPADNLKIDRSFVDGMEHDEEKLAIVKTIINLADSLGMDVVAEGIETVEQLAQLRELGCKYGQGFLFDKPVSKNEAVSKLSYPDILH; encoded by the coding sequence ATGGCAGACTCATCCACAACGACCAGCACGGTTCTTTTTGTAGACGATGAAAAAAGAGTTCTGACCACTCTGAAGCGTCTCCTTTTAGGCGAACCTTTCAAAGTTCTGCTGGCCACATCAGCTGCCGAGGCCCTGAATATACTGGAAAAAACACCGGTTGATATTATCGTCAGTGATGAAAAAATGCCTGCAATGCGCGGCAGTGACCTGCTTACGGAAGTAAAACGGCTCTACCCGGACGTATGCAGAATAATGCTGACCGGCCATGCAAGTCTTGATGCCAGCATAACCGCCATAAACTCAGGCCGTATTTTTAGATTTCTACTCAAGCCGGTGACGAAGGAAGATCTTCTGGAAGCCCTCCGGCAGGGTCTTGACGAACGCTTTCAATACAACAGGCTGCTAAGCCTGTCCCAACAGGCGGGCAGTGTCTGCAGTTTCGAAATTAGAATCGACAGCAAAGGACGCCAAAGGTACACCAGATGGTCCGATAATGTGCGGGCCATGCTTGATCTGGCCCCAGAACAGCCTTTGGATAATCTGGATATCCTGTTTGAGAAAGTCCATCCCGATGACGTCGCCACAGCACGTAGAGGCTGTTTTTTCTGCATGGATCACAGCCAGTGCCCCTCATCGGAGTACCGCATAATATTAGCTGACGGGCAATACAGATGGATAATGCAGACAAGTGATGTCGTTCTGGACACTGAAGACGGAACTCTTCGGCTGCTCTCGGTACTAAGCGACATTACGGAGCGGAAAAGGCAGCATGAGCAGCTTGAATATCAGGCCTACCATGATGAACTCACGAACCTCGGCAACCGCGCGCATCTGCTTAAGTTGCTGCCGGAAATGCTCGACAATGCCGGACCTGCTAAACAAAAAGTAGCTCTGCTGTTTATCGATATCGACAATTTCAAACTGATCAATGACAGTCTAGGCCACTCATTCGGCGACCTGCTCCTGCAAAATTACGCAAGGCGTCTAACATCTCTGATGCCTGTTAAAACCGAACCTATCCGTCTGGGAGGCGATGAATTCGCTATCGTGCTCCACGAATCCAGCGGCGATGCCCTCACTCTTGCCAACAAAATTCAGCAGGCGATGGAGCAGCCGTTCAAAATAGGCGAGGTTGAAATCTTCGTATCAAATTCAATCGGCATTACTTTTAACTACAAACATAGCGACTCCACCCTGAAAATGCTCCGTGATGCAGACACCGCGATGTATGCGGCCAAGTCACACGGAAAGAATTCGATTCGTATTTTCGATGAAAAAATGCATGACAAAGCAGCGCACTATTTCAAAATGACGGGAGATATGCGCAAAGGGCTGTCCAACGACGAATTCTATCTGCTCTTCCAGCCCATAGTAAATATTCATTCTCTTTGCGTGGAAGGTTTTGAAGCTCTGGTACGCTGGCAGCACCCCGAAGACGGTCTGATCATGCCCGAAAAATTTATTCCGGTCGCAGAAGAGAGCGGACTCATCCTTCCTCTTGGCGAAAAAGTAATGCAGATGGCATGCGCGCAAGCCAAAGAGTGGGCTTTAAGCAAAGGTGCAAACGCGCCTTTCGTCAGTTTCAATGTATCAGTTCATCAGTTGCATCAGGTTGATTTTGCCAGAAATGTGACTGATACGATTAAATCATTCGACCTTGATCCTTTTTTACTGAAGGTGGAAATAACCGAAAGCGGAGTAATGGAAGATACAGAATCTTCCCTGCGTCTGCTGCATACTTTAAAAGAAGAAAAACTCAGGCTCCAGATTGATGACTTCGGCACCGGGTATTCATCGCTGAGTTATTTGCGCAAGATCCCGGCAGACAACCTGAAGATTGACCGCTCCTTTGTAGACGGGATGGAACACGACGAAGAAAAGCTGGCCATAGTCAAAACAATCATAAACCTTGCCGATTCGCTGGGTATGGATGTGGTTGCCGAAGGGATTGAAACCGTGGAGCAACTGGCACAACTCCGGGAATTAGGCTGTAAGTATGGGCAGGGCTTCCTTTTTGACAAGCCCGTAAGCAAAAATGAAGCAGTTTCAAAGCTAAGCTATCCTGACATTCTGCATTAA